The DNA sequence GACGCCGTGATCGGCCTCGCCCGCGACTTACACAATCGAAGAACGCTAGAGAATGACGATCTCGACGCCTGGATGCAGCTTATGCGCCGGCCGGCCATGACGGTCGCCGGTAATACCTCCAAGGCTATTGCTTAAGACCCGACGCGTGTCAGCCTTGAACATCAAGCCGGCCAGACGACGGATCCAAAATAGCATTAATTTTAATTCATTTTGGTTATAAAAACACGTTCCCTTTGATGCCCGAAAAATTCATTTCCCTTGAGGAGCAGTTGGATCATCTGATCCTGCTCCCCTTGGGGGCAATCAGCTATGAAAAGGCCTAATAGCAAGACAAGAAAAACGGAAAAATCTGTACCAGATAAAAATATAAAATCGGTCGTCTTGACCTTGGCTAGATTGCTTGGTCGGTCGGTTGCAAAAATAGACTTCGATCGTAACTCTCGAAATGAGAGCGCTACTCATGAACCCAAGAACGAATAGGATTTAGAGGAACAATAGTGATGCGAGTCGCGATTTATGCCCGCTTCTCGTCAGAGAACCAACGGGATGCCTCGATCGACGACCAGATTCGCGTCTGCAGGGCACGGGCCGAACGCGAGCAATGGCAGGTGGTCGAGATCTTCACCGACTATGCCATCTCCGGCTCCACGACCCTGCGGCCGGGTTTTCAGGGGCTGCTGGCGGCGGCCCGCGCCGGCGCCTTCAATGTTGCGCTGGCGGAATCGCTCGACCGGCTTTCCCGCGACCAGGAACATGTCGCGGGACTTTTCAAGCAGCTGGGTTTCAACGGCATCAAACTGGTGACCCTGGCCGAAGGCGAGATCAACGAGTTGCACGTGGGCCTGAAGGGCACGATGAACGCCCTCTTCCTCAAGGATCTCGCCGCCAAGACCCATCGCGGCCTCGAAGGCCGTATCCAGGAGGGCCGCTCGGCCGGTGGGCGCTGCTATGGCTATGATGTCGTCAAGGAACTGGACCCGCGAGGCGAGCCCATTCGCGGCGGCCGCGCGATCAACAGCGCGGAAGCCGAGGTCGTACAGCGCATCTTTCGCGCTTTCGCGGCAGGTCATTCGCCCCGCGCCATCGCCAAAACCCTGAACGCCGGCCAGATCCCCGGCCCCAATGGCGGCGCCTGGCGAGACACCACGATCCGAGGCCACGCCGAACGTGGAACCGGCATCCTGCGCAACCGCCTCTATATCGGCGAGATGATCTGGAACCGGCTGAGTTTCATCAAGGATCCGTCGACCGGCAAGCGTATATCGCGACCCAATGACAAGTCCGAACTCCGGACGGCTGACGTCCCCGAGCTTCGGATCGTCAGTCAGGATCTGTGGGATCAGGTCAAGGATCGCCTCGACGGAATCCGCGCTTCGGAGCGCTGCACAAAGGTCCGCGCTTCGCAGTTCTGGAAGCATCGCCGCGCCCGACACCTGCTCACGGGCAAACTCTCTTGCGGCTGCTGTGGTGGCCCGATCGTCCAGAACGGCAAGGATTATCTGGTTTGCTCGGCCTCGCGGAACCAAGGCACTTGCGACAACCGCCGCTCCATTCGCCGTCCCGTACTGGATAACCTGATCTTGGATGCCTTGCGTCACCAGCTGATGCAGCCGGATGTGGTGAAGGAATTCATTGCCGCCTATGTCGCCGAGTTCAACAGCTTGCAACAGACCCTTCAACAGGAGCGTCAGCGGCGGGAACGCGATCAGGCCCAGATCACGCGCAAACTCGATCAACTCATTGATGCAGTCAGCGAGGGGTTCCGCAGCGCCGACCTTCAGCAACGACTGGATGACCTGAGCAGCCGCAAAGATGAGCTCAAACGTCAGCTCGACAAACCCTTACAGAGCCCGCCCCGGCTCCACCCGAACCTGGCTGACCACTACCGGGCGAAGGTCGATCAATTGCATCTTGCCTTGGCCAATGAGAGCATCCGTCCGGAAGCATTGGAGGAGATCCGCTCACTGATCGAGCGCGTGGTGCTATCACCGTCTGCGGAAGATCCGGAGGGCGTGGAGATCGAACTGGTGGGAGACATCGCGAACATGGTTCACGTCGCCTGCGAACGCAAAAAGGCCGCCCCAGATGGAGCGGCTGTTCTCGATGCATACCGACGTTCGATAAAGGTGGTTGCGGGGGCCAGATTTGAACTGACGGCCT is a window from the Zavarzinia compransoris genome containing:
- a CDS encoding recombinase family protein, which gives rise to MRVAIYARFSSENQRDASIDDQIRVCRARAEREQWQVVEIFTDYAISGSTTLRPGFQGLLAAARAGAFNVALAESLDRLSRDQEHVAGLFKQLGFNGIKLVTLAEGEINELHVGLKGTMNALFLKDLAAKTHRGLEGRIQEGRSAGGRCYGYDVVKELDPRGEPIRGGRAINSAEAEVVQRIFRAFAAGHSPRAIAKTLNAGQIPGPNGGAWRDTTIRGHAERGTGILRNRLYIGEMIWNRLSFIKDPSTGKRISRPNDKSELRTADVPELRIVSQDLWDQVKDRLDGIRASERCTKVRASQFWKHRRARHLLTGKLSCGCCGGPIVQNGKDYLVCSASRNQGTCDNRRSIRRPVLDNLILDALRHQLMQPDVVKEFIAAYVAEFNSLQQTLQQERQRRERDQAQITRKLDQLIDAVSEGFRSADLQQRLDDLSSRKDELKRQLDKPLQSPPRLHPNLADHYRAKVDQLHLALANESIRPEALEEIRSLIERVVLSPSAEDPEGVEIELVGDIANMVHVACERKKAAPDGAAVLDAYRRSIKVVAGARFELTAFRL